The Phoenix dactylifera cultivar Barhee BC4 chromosome 9, palm_55x_up_171113_PBpolish2nd_filt_p, whole genome shotgun sequence genome window below encodes:
- the LOC103715651 gene encoding LOB domain-containing protein 24-like isoform X1 has protein sequence MSSSNSTVSSSDSNPRRCAACRYLRRRCAGDCILSPYFPASNPQRFACVHKIFGASNVARMLQQLPVHQRARAADAISMEAYWRVQDPVYGSVGIINLLQHEIYMNQHELARTQAQIAMHTAQQQQQQQQEEEEEEAQQASQPVEAPNMHPQQQDLFAPDRTYLDLSHFPDFF, from the exons ATGTCGAGTTCCAACTCCACTGTCTCCTCCAGCGACTCCAATCCCAGAAGGTGTGCAGCATGCAGGTATCTTAGGAGGAGATGCGCTGGGGATTGCATCCTCTCCCCCTACTTCCCTGCATCCAATCCTCAAAGATTCGCTTGCGTCCACAAAATATTTGGGGCCAGCAACGTCGCTAGGATGCTCCAG CAACTGCCGGTCCATCAGCGGGCGCGGGCGGCCGATGCCATCTCAATGGAGGCTTACTGGCGGGTGCAAGACCCGGTCTATGGGAGCGTTGGGATCATCAACCTCCTTCAACACGAGATCTACATGAACCAGCACGAGCTTGCGAGGACCCAAGCTCAGATTGCCATGCACACAgctcagcagcagcagcagcagcagcaggaggaagaggaagaggaggcccaGCAGGCCAGCCAACCAGTTGAGGCCCCAAACATGCATCCCCAACAACAGGATCTTTTTGCTCCAGACAGAACCTATCTCGACCTCAGCCATTTTCCGGACTTTTTCTGA
- the LOC103715651 gene encoding LOB domain-containing protein 24-like isoform X2 yields the protein MPAKRPCFPPWRFLLLQGDRQAQLPVHQRARAADAISMEAYWRVQDPVYGSVGIINLLQHEIYMNQHELARTQAQIAMHTAQQQQQQQQEEEEEEAQQASQPVEAPNMHPQQQDLFAPDRTYLDLSHFPDFF from the exons ATGCCTGCAAAGCGCCCATGTTTCCCACCTTGGaggttcctcctcctccaagggGATCGGCAAGCA CAACTGCCGGTCCATCAGCGGGCGCGGGCGGCCGATGCCATCTCAATGGAGGCTTACTGGCGGGTGCAAGACCCGGTCTATGGGAGCGTTGGGATCATCAACCTCCTTCAACACGAGATCTACATGAACCAGCACGAGCTTGCGAGGACCCAAGCTCAGATTGCCATGCACACAgctcagcagcagcagcagcagcagcaggaggaagaggaagaggaggcccaGCAGGCCAGCCAACCAGTTGAGGCCCCAAACATGCATCCCCAACAACAGGATCTTTTTGCTCCAGACAGAACCTATCTCGACCTCAGCCATTTTCCGGACTTTTTCTGA